aaagtcaaaatgtacatgatgccttttgaaatgttaccgtcgaattattttttattatttttttcatatatttttttttaatttttaagcatCGTTTTGTCAAACCTTTTCTTGTCCAATGTCCCAGATTAAATCTCGATATGTATTTGatatgaattaaatttttgaaggaaGCTTTTTTTAGAAGCAaccatatttaaaaacttatgtTCTAAAACAGACTTCAACTTCATAAACATTTAAAGTTTCCCGATCCTCTTAGGTTAATGATATATCGTCATCTAGAGGGAATTGTAACTGCAATCTGATTAGTGACAGAAGGTTTTGaagcacttaaaagcttgaatTTTGGAGATCGAAACCAATAAAAAGTCTTAACAAATCCTTTTAAGAATTGTAGGTACAGTCCAGACCCGAAggtttggatttaaaatttcgaaatcattttaaagTACTTTATGGGTCTTACTTAAAGCTCGACCATAAAGatataagacaaagaaaaaaaatcctgtgattcgattatccgaagcaatTTTTTCTGTATTAAATAGAAATTTAGATTTCATATTTTAcactaattttgatcattttcccTTGTTAAAGAAAATTTGtccacattttttaattaattttcatcaTTGAGCTTCGTGGTTTAAACTGTAAATCCAGTGGACGGAAGTCAACAAAATTAGGCAATAAATCCTCTAATCCAAGGAGATATTTAGtatgatcaaaaaatttaatctaTCTGTTTGCGCACATGAACGTAGTGATAATGAATCACGAACAACATTCTTCAAAAAAAGATAGTCATCGTGGATTTTGGTGTTAActtgttattgttattttcCAGATCAAAATGGCATACAGTCATTTAGACGATTTCTGCAAATTGCCAGACGATACAAAGGAGATGTACCTGCGGAAAACCGGTAATCACGGCTACATAAAACCCGGTCAAGAGCGATTCGACGGAGTATCCAAGGACATCCGTCACACGTTCAACATTTGTACGCTGAAGCCGGAAGCACCCCTGCCTGAGGAACCCCTACCAGGATTCCGGGAACACATTTCCGATTTGGCCACAGATTTCCAGCGATTGTCATCCCTGCTGCTGCAAGCGTTGGCCATTGGTTTGGAGCAGCCCACCAAGTACTTCCTGGAGAAGCACTCGCACATTCTGGACGGCGAAAGTGAAAACCAGTCGACATTCCGCCTGTTGTACTATCCGCCGTTGATCGAGGACGATGGCAAGAACGAGCTGCAACGGGGCACCTGCAAGTACAGCCAGCAACGCTGCGCCAAGGACGAGattgacctctcgattcccgaggATTACAGGAAAAAGCGAgccgaggaggaggaggagcggAGGGAGGACGACGAGAAGCGAACCCGTTGTGGGGCACACTGTGATTATGGAACGTTTACCCTGCTGGTTCAGGACTCCGAAGGTGGACTCGAGGTGAAGCTGCCCGGAGTGGACAAGTGG
This is a stretch of genomic DNA from Culex pipiens pallens isolate TS chromosome 1, TS_CPP_V2, whole genome shotgun sequence. It encodes these proteins:
- the LOC120418750 gene encoding uncharacterized protein LOC120418750 isoform X1, yielding MLKSGNGGGAGKPGSEEKMDTLLSTSQIPIIDLAHCGTEECPIRSVVNRVGGQLFRALSEKGVALLVNHGIPEEKIKMAYSHLDDFCKLPDDTKEMYLRKTGNHGYIKPGQERFDGVSKDIRHTFNICTLKPEAPLPEEPLPGFREHISDLATDFQRLSSLLLQALAIGLEQPTKYFLEKHSHILDGESENQSTFRLLYYPPLIEDDGKNELQRGTCKYSQQRCAKDEIDLSIPEDYRKKRAEEEEERREDDEKRTRCGAHCDYGTFTLLVQDSEGGLEVKLPGVDKWKRVGHLPGAILINAGELLSTWTNDKITALLHRVVIPEEEALKTRGRHSIAFFVHPDNCIDIEPFELPTSSSSNSLDSMDKKPKNRKKSFKTAKTKIYNAYQHVQRRFKETYAS
- the LOC120418750 gene encoding uncharacterized protein LOC120418750 isoform X2; the protein is MAYSHLDDFCKLPDDTKEMYLRKTGNHGYIKPGQERFDGVSKDIRHTFNICTLKPEAPLPEEPLPGFREHISDLATDFQRLSSLLLQALAIGLEQPTKYFLEKHSHILDGESENQSTFRLLYYPPLIEDDGKNELQRGTCKYSQQRCAKDEIDLSIPEDYRKKRAEEEEERREDDEKRTRCGAHCDYGTFTLLVQDSEGGLEVKLPGVDKWKRVGHLPGAILINAGELLSTWTNDKITALLHRVVIPEEEALKTRGRHSIAFFVHPDNCIDIEPFELPTSSSSNSLDSMDKKPKNRKKSFKTAKTKIYNAYQHVQRRFKETYAS